Proteins from a single region of Chlorocebus sabaeus isolate Y175 chromosome 7, mChlSab1.0.hap1, whole genome shotgun sequence:
- the MUC7 gene encoding mucin-7 encodes LHFLSFLQFSEGRERAHELRHRRHHHHLPKPHFELPHHPGLPTHQKPFIIKPHKCPYKRCRPRPPPSVHNPHKFPNPPQPSKHPDTSSVVNPTLVTTTQIPSVTSPSASTKITTLPNVTSLPQKATTTSSRENVNTGSSVATLTSPNSPAPQDTTAPPPTPSATTALLPPSSAPLETTTPPPTPSATTAVLPPSSAPLETTTPPPTPSATTAVLPPSSAPPETTAPLPTPSATTALLPPSSAPLETTAVLPTPSATTAVLPPSSAPPETTAAPPTPSATTAAPPPSSAPLETTTPPPTPSATTAVLPPSSAPLETTAALTTPPATTAVLPPSSAPLETTAAPITTPSATTPAPPPSSALPKTTAALPTPSATTPAPPPSSAPLETTGAPITTPNSSPATLAPDTSETPAAPTHQTTISVTTQTTTTTKQPTSAPTQNKISRFLLYIKNLLNRVIEDMVEQ; translated from the coding sequence ttacattttctttcttttctgcagTTCAGTGAAGGTCGAGAAAGGGCTCACGAACTACGTCACAGAAGGCATCATCACCATTTACCCAAACCTCACTTTGAATTACCACATCATCCTGGACTACCAACTCACCAGAAGCCATTCATTATAAAGCCCCATAAATGTCCATACAAACGCTGTAGGCCTAGGCCTCCACCTTCAGTTCATAACCCCCACAAATTCCCAAATCCTCCCCAGCCATCTAAACATCCAGATACTAGCAGTGTGGTCAACCCTACCTTAGTGACTACAACCCAAATTCCATCTGTGACTTCCCCATCTGCTTCCACCAAAATTACTACCCTTCCAAATGTGACTTCTCTTCCTCAGAAAGCCACCACCACATCTTCAAGAGAAAATGTTAACACAGGCTCTTCTGTAGCTACATTAACATCACCGAATTCCCCAGCTCCACAAGACACCACAGCTCCCCCACCCACACCTTCTGCAACTACAGCACTTCTACCACCTTCCTCAGCTCCACTGGAAACCACAACTCCCCCACCCACACCTTCTGCAACTACAGCAGTTCTACCACCTTCCTCAGCTCCACTGGAGACCACAACTCCCCCACCCACACCTTCTGCAACTACAGCAGTTCTACCACCTTCCTCAGCTCCACCGGAGACCACAGCTCCCCTACCCACACCTTCTGCAACTACAGCACTTCTACCACCTTCCTCAGCTCCACTGGAGACCACAGCTGTCCTACCCACACCTTCTGCAACTACAGCAGTTCTACCACCTTCCTCAGCTCCACCGGAGACCACAGCTGCCCCACCCACACCTTCTGCAACTACAGCAGCTCCACCACCTTCCTCAGCTCCACTGGAGACCACAACTCCCCCACCCACACCTTCTGCAACTACAGCAGTTCTACCACCTTCCTCAGCTCCACTGGAGACCACAGCTGCCCTAACCACACCTCCTGCAACTACAGCAGTTCTACCACCTTCCTCAGCTCCACTGGAGACCACAGCTGCCCCAATCACCACACCTTCTGCAACTACACCAGCTCCACCACCTTCCTCAGCTCTACCAAAGACCACAGCTGCCCTACCCACACCTTCTGCAACTACACCAGCTCCACCACCTTCCTCAGCTCCACTGGAGACCACAGGTGCCCCAATCACCACACCTAATTCTTCCCCAGCTACTCTTGCACCTGACACTTCTGAAACTCCAGCTGCACCCACACACCAAACCACTATTTCAGTCACTACTcaaactactactactactaaacAACCAACTTCAGCTCCCacccaaaataaaatttctcgatttcttttatatataaagaatctACTAAACAGAGTTATTGAAGACATGGTGGAGCAATAG